From a region of the Fibrobacter sp. UWB16 genome:
- a CDS encoding acetyl-CoA hydrolase/transferase C-terminal domain-containing protein yields the protein MTWITTKKCSAASAADMIRNGDVLGVSGFTLAGYPKAVPLAIAARAEKLHEAGQEFKVTLFAGASTGDSCDGALARAKAMSLRMPYQSNPSLRKAINDGSIRYIDAHLGKMGYLVRTGAVPAPTVAIIEVSAILPDGRVCLSTSGGNSVCYLEMAPKIILELNTRLGDSCIGMHDNALPELPPHAKPLAIYSAGDRVGGEFVQIDPNKVIAIVENEAYDEVTPFVEPDEVSKNIGERILDFIRFEESHGRLPKGLAYQSGVGKVANAVLCAMADDDRLGQIDLYTEVIQEAVLPLLKKGKLGIASGTALTLSQAAQKEFVENSAEWKKHFIIRQQEVSNSPDVIRRLGVISMNTALEADIFGNVNSSLVCGSAMMNGIGGSADFARNCALGFFLTPSVAKGGAISSIVPYVSHVDHTDHDTQIFVTEQGLADLRGLPVEERARLIIKNCAHPDYRDALTDVLEYGLKHAKGVHLPLALSRAFEMHTRFLETGKML from the coding sequence ATGACCTGGATTACAACTAAGAAATGCAGTGCTGCCAGCGCTGCAGATATGATTCGTAATGGCGATGTTCTCGGGGTTTCTGGATTTACTTTGGCTGGATACCCCAAAGCGGTTCCCTTGGCAATTGCTGCGCGCGCTGAAAAATTGCACGAAGCAGGTCAGGAATTTAAGGTAACGTTGTTTGCAGGTGCCTCGACGGGCGACAGTTGCGATGGGGCTCTTGCCCGCGCAAAGGCAATGTCTCTTCGCATGCCTTACCAGTCCAATCCGAGCTTGCGCAAGGCGATTAACGATGGCAGTATTCGTTACATTGACGCTCATCTCGGTAAGATGGGTTACCTTGTGCGTACTGGGGCTGTCCCTGCGCCGACGGTTGCAATTATAGAAGTTTCTGCAATTTTGCCGGATGGCCGTGTCTGCCTCTCGACTTCGGGCGGTAACTCCGTTTGCTATCTGGAAATGGCACCGAAGATTATTTTGGAATTGAATACACGCTTGGGCGATAGCTGCATCGGCATGCACGATAACGCTCTTCCGGAACTCCCACCGCATGCAAAACCGCTTGCGATTTACAGTGCCGGAGATCGCGTGGGTGGTGAATTTGTTCAGATTGACCCGAACAAGGTCATTGCGATTGTCGAAAACGAAGCATATGACGAAGTGACTCCGTTTGTGGAGCCAGATGAGGTTTCGAAGAACATCGGCGAACGCATCTTGGACTTTATCCGATTCGAAGAATCGCATGGCAGGCTCCCGAAGGGGCTTGCGTACCAGAGTGGCGTAGGCAAGGTTGCAAATGCGGTACTTTGCGCGATGGCTGACGATGACCGCCTGGGACAAATTGACCTTTACACTGAAGTGATTCAGGAAGCGGTGCTTCCGCTTTTGAAAAAGGGCAAGCTCGGCATCGCCTCTGGAACGGCCTTGACGCTTTCACAGGCGGCGCAGAAGGAATTTGTTGAAAACAGCGCTGAATGGAAAAAGCATTTCATTATCCGTCAGCAGGAAGTGAGCAACAGCCCTGACGTGATTCGCCGCTTGGGCGTGATTTCCATGAACACGGCTTTGGAAGCGGATATCTTTGGCAATGTGAATAGCTCGCTTGTTTGCGGTTCGGCAATGATGAACGGCATTGGCGGCTCGGCTGACTTTGCACGAAATTGCGCACTCGGATTTTTCCTCACGCCGTCTGTAGCGAAGGGCGGTGCGATTTCGAGTATTGTGCCTTACGTGAGCCATGTGGACCATACCGATCATGACACGCAGATTTTTGTGACGGAACAGGGCCTTGCAGACCTTCGCGGTTTGCCGGTCGAAGAACGTGCCCGCCTGATTATCAAGAACTGTGCCCACCCGGATTACCGCGATGCTCTCACGGATGTTCTGGAGTACGGTCTCAAGCATGCAAAGGGCGTCCATTTGCCGCTTGCGCTTTCCCGCGCTTTCGAAATGCACACCCGCTTCTTGGAAACAGGCAAGATGCTCTAA
- a CDS encoding OmpA family protein, with amino-acid sequence MKKIVAMSLLAGSFAFAQSGLTGGADGLNQKTAQTLGQGGFVATVGGNVSYDSWSLSRGGQISKAGQKDTFHGNDGSLTGFVSFAGGATEFLDIGLTLPLYYDHANAHKIPEGDLWKASRGDLELWAKAKLPFDEMTDGVFNAAVAAQFYFPTGDKSVGVRPRHAWYLHADGGETHPYTLRNMAFGGELILTLDLQKVGAPLRFNGNVGFVGTVTKGSNTLVYGGGINVLPTDWMDFFIEANGEFRVEKGAYPRDPGYDPFTLTPGFRFHLPANIDIALGLDVGIRALSNFTWKYKDEMHSAELYQLHYGDKHGNKIVYGYTPTPRYAGTAALSWRFGNVRGADEDNDGVANNIDQCAGTPAGAVVDANGCPVDADNDGVFDGLDQCAETPAGAVIDAAGCPVDSDNDGVADGIDQCAETPAGVVVDAAGCPVDSDKDGVADYLDKCPNTATGAPIDAAGCPLDGDNDGVADYLDQCANTPAGVAVDAKGCPVDADNDGVADYLDKCPNTAAGLPVNADGCSPDTDKDGIVDALDKCPNTPEGVSVDEVGCPVDSDKDGVADHLDKCPNTLVGVAVDKNGCPNKNQDLDKLKKGIQFKSGSAKLTASSNKTLNNIAKLLKKLPAVNLEVQGHTDDSGKEEKNKKISEQRAQAVVKYLVKKGIDSERLRAVGYGSDKPIADNKTKKGRKLNRRVELVPFEK; translated from the coding sequence ATGAAAAAAATAGTCGCAATGTCTCTCTTGGCCGGTAGCTTCGCTTTCGCGCAGTCCGGCCTGACGGGCGGAGCCGATGGTCTCAATCAAAAGACTGCTCAGACTCTTGGTCAGGGTGGTTTTGTCGCTACTGTCGGTGGCAATGTCTCTTATGACTCATGGTCACTCTCTCGTGGCGGCCAGATTTCCAAGGCTGGTCAGAAGGACACGTTCCATGGCAATGATGGAAGCCTTACGGGTTTCGTCAGCTTTGCTGGTGGTGCAACCGAATTCTTGGACATCGGTCTTACCCTCCCTCTCTACTACGACCATGCCAATGCTCACAAGATTCCGGAAGGTGACTTGTGGAAGGCTAGCCGTGGTGACCTCGAACTTTGGGCAAAGGCTAAGCTTCCGTTTGACGAAATGACGGACGGCGTTTTCAACGCAGCTGTTGCCGCTCAGTTCTACTTCCCGACTGGTGACAAGTCCGTCGGTGTTCGTCCGCGTCATGCTTGGTACTTGCACGCTGATGGTGGTGAAACCCATCCGTACACCCTCCGCAACATGGCTTTCGGCGGTGAATTGATCCTCACTCTCGACCTCCAGAAGGTTGGCGCTCCGCTTCGTTTCAACGGTAACGTCGGTTTCGTCGGCACCGTGACGAAGGGTTCTAACACCTTGGTCTACGGTGGTGGCATCAACGTCCTCCCGACCGATTGGATGGACTTCTTCATTGAAGCTAACGGTGAATTCCGTGTAGAAAAGGGTGCTTATCCGCGTGACCCGGGTTACGATCCGTTCACCCTCACTCCGGGTTTCCGTTTCCACCTCCCGGCAAACATCGACATCGCCCTCGGTCTCGATGTGGGCATCCGTGCACTCTCCAACTTCACTTGGAAGTACAAGGACGAAATGCACAGTGCTGAACTCTACCAGCTCCACTACGGTGACAAGCATGGTAACAAGATCGTTTACGGTTACACCCCGACTCCGCGCTATGCCGGTACCGCCGCCCTCTCTTGGCGCTTCGGTAACGTCCGTGGTGCTGACGAAGATAACGATGGCGTAGCAAACAATATCGACCAGTGCGCAGGCACTCCGGCTGGTGCTGTTGTTGACGCTAACGGCTGCCCGGTTGACGCCGACAACGACGGTGTCTTCGACGGTCTCGACCAGTGCGCTGAAACTCCGGCTGGTGCTGTGATTGACGCTGCTGGCTGCCCGGTTGACTCCGACAATGACGGTGTTGCTGATGGCATCGACCAGTGCGCTGAAACTCCGGCTGGCGTTGTTGTTGACGCTGCTGGCTGCCCGGTTGACTCTGATAAGGATGGCGTTGCCGACTACCTCGACAAGTGCCCGAACACTGCTACTGGTGCTCCGATCGACGCTGCTGGTTGCCCGCTCGATGGCGACAACGACGGTGTTGCTGATTACCTCGACCAGTGCGCTAATACTCCGGCTGGTGTTGCTGTTGACGCTAAGGGTTGCCCGGTTGACGCTGACAATGACGGCGTTGCTGACTACCTCGACAAGTGCCCGAACACTGCTGCTGGTCTCCCGGTCAATGCTGATGGCTGCAGCCCGGATACCGATAAGGACGGCATCGTTGACGCTCTCGACAAGTGCCCGAATACTCCGGAAGGCGTCTCTGTTGACGAAGTTGGTTGCCCGGTTGACTCCGACAAGGATGGCGTTGCCGATCACCTCGACAAGTGCCCGAACACCCTCGTTGGCGTTGCTGTTGATAAGAACGGCTGCCCGAACAAGAACCAGGATCTCGACAAGCTCAAGAAGGGTATCCAGTTCAAGTCCGGTTCTGCTAAGCTCACTGCAAGCAGCAACAAGACCTTGAACAACATCGCTAAGTTGCTCAAGAAGCTCCCGGCCGTTAACCTCGAAGTCCAGGGTCATACGGACGACAGCGGTAAGGAAGAAAAGAACAAGAAGATCTCCGAACAGCGTGCACAGGCTGTTGTCAAGTACCTCGTCAAGAAGGGCATTGACAGCGAACGTCTCCGCGCAGTCGGTTACGGTTCTGACAAGCCGATCGCTGATAACAAGACGAAGAAGGGCCGCAAGCTCAACCGCCGTGTTGAACTCGTTCCGTTCGAAAAGTAA
- a CDS encoding ABC transporter ATP-binding protein, producing MQAVSPILSVQNLRRDFKMGDEIVHALRGVSFDIYPGEFVTIMGTSGSGKSTMLNILGCMDRPTSGHYILDGQHTETLKRDALARIRSQKLGFVFQSYNLLSRTTAIENVELPLLYNSKISAEERHHRAIEALKMVGLESRMNHLPNQLSGGQQQRVAIARALVNDPVIILADEATGNLDTRTSYEIMMIFQELHSQGKTIAFVTHEPDIATFSGRTITLRDGLLKKDVINEKVQNAKVAFEMLPPPETFEDDDEGEVE from the coding sequence ATGCAAGCTGTTTCACCAATACTTTCAGTCCAAAACCTGCGTCGCGATTTCAAGATGGGCGACGAAATTGTACACGCCCTCCGCGGCGTGAGTTTTGATATTTATCCAGGCGAATTCGTGACCATCATGGGTACATCCGGTTCCGGCAAGTCTACCATGTTGAACATACTAGGGTGCATGGACCGCCCGACTTCAGGACACTATATATTAGATGGCCAACATACCGAAACATTAAAACGCGATGCGCTCGCCCGCATCCGGAGCCAGAAGCTCGGGTTCGTTTTCCAGAGCTACAACCTGCTCAGCCGCACGACCGCCATCGAAAACGTGGAACTACCACTATTATATAATTCCAAGATTTCTGCCGAGGAACGTCACCACCGCGCCATCGAAGCATTAAAGATGGTCGGGCTCGAAAGCCGCATGAACCACTTGCCGAACCAGCTCTCGGGCGGCCAGCAGCAACGCGTGGCCATTGCACGAGCCCTCGTGAACGATCCCGTAATTATTCTCGCCGACGAAGCGACCGGCAACCTCGATACCCGCACGAGTTACGAAATCATGATGATATTCCAGGAACTGCACAGTCAGGGGAAGACCATTGCCTTCGTGACGCACGAACCCGACATCGCCACATTTAGCGGAAGGACCATCACCCTCCGCGACGGTTTACTGAAAAAAGATGTCATCAACGAGAAAGTGCAAAATGCCAAAGTTGCATTTGAAATGCTCCCGCCACCAGAAACTTTTGAAGACGACGACGAAGGAGAAGTGGAATGA
- a CDS encoding GtrA family protein has product MKHFIKYNAIGVMNTAITFFTVWLLHEVLDWDVVLSNFLGFVAGGLNSYIMNRIWNFKSTNKKRAEVIRFIVVFLCSYLVNLAVLKGSIYVLENAAWCASFTEFVSKFMKPTTFASFVANVVYVLVSFTLYKKWVFKK; this is encoded by the coding sequence GTGAAACATTTTATCAAATACAACGCTATCGGTGTAATGAACACCGCCATTACATTCTTTACAGTCTGGCTTTTGCACGAAGTCTTAGACTGGGACGTAGTTCTTTCAAACTTCTTGGGATTTGTCGCCGGCGGGCTCAACAGCTACATCATGAACCGCATCTGGAATTTCAAGAGCACAAACAAGAAGCGCGCCGAAGTCATAAGATTCATCGTCGTATTCCTCTGCTCGTATCTCGTGAACCTGGCGGTCCTCAAAGGAAGCATTTACGTGCTCGAAAACGCCGCTTGGTGCGCAAGCTTCACAGAATTCGTTTCGAAGTTCATGAAGCCGACGACATTCGCAAGCTTCGTTGCAAATGTCGTTTACGTGCTCGTAAGCTTCACACTCTATAAGAAGTGGGTGTTTAAGAAGTAA
- a CDS encoding polysaccharide biosynthesis tyrosine autokinase: MNEKMTQNVSSKSDDDEIDILEILVYLKSKWKFLLIFLILGIGFGGLFSMWLRPSFRSDILLQVNVKGNKQGLALGEMGALLDVSTPSAAEMELLKSRVVLDQVVEDERLCFSAVPLNKMDRLKHREGRMDLELLSIPRAFVEAKGELIARVTADSSAYEVLGLEGEVVLSGSVGETYRKPFAGDTLVICVKSLTATVGQTFLLNAVHPQTASASLLKGISISEEGKNSGIIRVSFEHRYADRVAAILNTIANTYLKQNIEMRSAEAKKTLAFLEEQLPGVKAKLDSAEQKLTSFRHANGTIDLSGETRVHLEKDVSLQQRLLELEQKKQEALRLFRAEHPTVRTIEEQQSRLRREIAKQQRSAASLPVVQQEVLSLQEEVEVNNKLYTNLLNNIQQLRVVQAGEVGNVRIVDQAYVPLKPAKPNRKLVFLGVVFAFLLLGCFIVYVRRMLSNGVCSSSEVEQATGIGVYGKLPMLDGKTQNDVYKPCVSTNPDDPFAEGIRALRTALEFSVFSDGKKILMVSGLVQGVGKSFVSTNLAASFAMSGKKVLLVDMDLRRGHLFKHSQKGLCEMLEKEDYSDEYVVHVMDNFYVLGSGARVVNPGGLLNSSRFSAFLDAFRDKYDLIVLDTPPVFQCSDALLVEKHADYLLCVLKHAAHTIESIQDALNTFDRSTETPLQKAFVFNKCERHAGYGYGSYGYYGYHKKY, translated from the coding sequence ATGAATGAGAAAATGACTCAGAATGTTTCGAGTAAGTCAGATGATGACGAAATCGATATTCTTGAGATATTGGTGTATTTAAAAAGCAAGTGGAAATTCTTGCTCATTTTCTTGATTTTAGGTATTGGTTTCGGTGGCCTTTTTTCGATGTGGCTTCGTCCTTCTTTCAGAAGCGACATCCTTCTCCAGGTGAATGTTAAGGGAAACAAACAGGGTCTTGCCCTTGGTGAAATGGGCGCTCTGCTTGATGTTTCTACTCCGTCTGCTGCAGAAATGGAACTCCTCAAGAGCCGCGTTGTTCTCGACCAGGTCGTTGAAGATGAACGCCTCTGTTTTTCTGCTGTCCCGCTGAATAAGATGGACCGTCTCAAGCATCGTGAAGGTCGTATGGACCTTGAGCTTCTCTCGATTCCACGCGCCTTTGTCGAAGCTAAGGGTGAACTTATTGCTCGCGTAACGGCGGACTCTAGTGCATACGAAGTGCTCGGACTAGAGGGTGAGGTCGTGTTAAGTGGTTCTGTGGGCGAGACATACCGCAAACCGTTTGCCGGTGATACCTTGGTTATTTGCGTGAAGTCCTTGACTGCGACTGTTGGTCAGACGTTCTTGCTCAATGCTGTGCATCCGCAGACTGCTTCTGCAAGCCTTCTCAAAGGAATCAGCATTTCGGAAGAAGGTAAGAATTCCGGCATCATCAGAGTGTCGTTTGAACACCGCTATGCAGATCGCGTTGCTGCTATTTTGAACACTATAGCAAATACGTACTTGAAGCAGAATATCGAAATGCGCAGCGCCGAAGCTAAGAAAACCTTGGCGTTCCTCGAAGAACAGCTGCCGGGTGTCAAGGCCAAGCTCGATTCTGCCGAACAGAAGTTGACATCGTTCCGCCATGCCAATGGTACGATTGACCTTTCTGGTGAAACCCGCGTTCACTTGGAAAAGGATGTTTCCTTGCAACAGCGCCTGCTTGAACTTGAACAGAAAAAGCAGGAAGCATTGCGCTTGTTCCGCGCTGAACATCCGACGGTGCGTACGATTGAAGAACAGCAGTCCAGACTTCGCCGTGAAATCGCAAAGCAGCAGCGTTCTGCCGCAAGCTTGCCGGTTGTGCAGCAGGAAGTGCTTTCGTTGCAAGAAGAAGTTGAAGTCAACAACAAGCTTTATACAAACCTGTTGAACAATATCCAGCAGCTGCGCGTGGTGCAGGCGGGTGAAGTTGGCAACGTCCGCATTGTGGACCAGGCCTACGTTCCGCTTAAGCCGGCCAAGCCGAATCGCAAGCTGGTGTTCCTTGGCGTCGTTTTTGCATTCCTGCTTTTGGGTTGCTTCATTGTCTATGTCCGTCGCATGCTTTCGAATGGCGTCTGCAGCAGCAGCGAAGTTGAACAGGCGACAGGCATTGGCGTCTATGGCAAGCTCCCGATGCTCGATGGAAAGACGCAGAACGATGTGTATAAACCTTGCGTTTCCACGAATCCGGATGATCCGTTTGCGGAAGGTATTCGCGCTCTCCGTACGGCTCTCGAATTTTCTGTCTTCTCTGACGGCAAGAAGATTCTCATGGTTTCTGGCCTTGTGCAGGGTGTCGGTAAGTCTTTTGTCTCTACAAACCTTGCTGCATCTTTTGCCATGTCCGGCAAGAAGGTGTTGCTGGTCGATATGGACCTTCGTCGCGGTCATCTATTTAAGCACAGCCAGAAGGGCTTGTGCGAAATGCTCGAAAAAGAAGACTATAGCGATGAATATGTCGTTCATGTGATGGACAATTTCTACGTTTTGGGTTCAGGTGCTCGTGTCGTTAACCCGGGTGGACTCCTGAACAGCTCTAGATTTAGCGCTTTCCTTGATGCATTCAGGGATAAGTATGACTTGATTGTTCTGGATACTCCCCCGGTATTCCAGTGCAGTGACGCATTGCTTGTCGAAAAGCATGCGGACTATCTGTTGTGTGTTTTGAAGCATGCAGCTCATACCATTGAAAGCATCCAAGATGCCTTGAATACTTTTGACCGCAGTACGGAAACACCGTTACAGAAGGCTTTCGTCTTCAATAAGTGCGAACGTCATGCGGGGTACGGCTATGGTAGTTACGGCTACTATGGCTATCACAAGAAATATTAA